Part of the Neisseria brasiliensis genome is shown below.
GATAATCGGGTTTAAACACGTACTTGGCCGTTGCCCAACACAACCCATTTTTGCGAAGTCAGACCGTGTAAGCCAACCGGGCCGCGCACGTGGATTTTGTCGGTGGAAATGCCGATTTCTGCGCCTAAGCCGTATTCAAAGCCGTCAGCAAAACGGGTGGACGCGTTGACCATCACGCTGGCGCTGTCCACTGCGCGCAGGAAGACTTGCGCATCGGTGTAAGACTCGGTGATGATGGAATCGGTGTGGTGGCTGCCGTGGGTGTTGATGTGGGCGATAGCTTGGGTCAAGTCATCGACAATTTTCACCGCTAAAACAGGGGCGAGGTATTCGGTGTCCCAATCTTCTTCGGTGGCGGCGTTGATGTTGTGCAAAATCGCCAAAGTGCGTTCGCAACCGCGCAGCTCGACTTGTTTTTCTGCGTATTTTTCTGCCAGCAAAGGCAACATTTCTTCGGCGCGTGTGGCGTGAATCAGCAGGGTTTCCATGGTGTTGCAAGTGCCGTAGCGGGAAGTTTTGGCATTGAAGGCGATGCCAATGGCTTTTTGCGTATCGGCGGCTTGGTCGATGTACACATGGCAAATGCCGTCGAGATGCTTAATCACCGGCACGCGTGCTTCGGCGGCGATGCGGGCAACCAGCGATTTGCCGCCGCGCGGAATGATGACATCAATCAGTTCAGGGCTTTGCAGCATGGTGCCGACGCTTTCGCGGCTGGTGTTTTCAATCACGCTCACGGCGGCCGGCGGTAAATCGTTTTCGGTCAGCGCTTGGCGGATGAGTTTGGCAATTGCCATATTGCTTTCAAAGGCTTCGCTGCCGCCACGCAACACGCAGGCATTGCCGGATTTCAGGCATAAGGCGGCTGCATCGATGGTAACGTTTGGGCGTGATTCGTAAATGATGCCGATCACACCCAGCGGCACGCGCATTTTACCGATTTGCAAACCGTTTGGGCGGGTACGAAATTCGTCCATCTCGCCGACCGGATCAGGCAGCGCGGCCACTTGGCGCAAACCTTCGCACATGGATTCGACAGTTTTTTCTGTTAATTTCAAGCGGTCGAGCAGGGCGGAATCCAAGCCTTTGGCGGCAGCGTTTTCCATGTCTTGCGCGTTGGCAGCCAGAATGGCGGTTTGGTGCTGCGCAATCAATTCGGCCATGCGCAACAGCGCGGCGTTTTTCTGTGCGGTGGTGGCGTTTGCCATCAGATAGAAAGCCTGTTTGGCCGCGGTGGCGGTGTCGCGGACGTATTGTTGAATATCCTGCATGATTGTGTGCCTTTATTATATGAACGAGATTGACAATGATGATAAGGCCGTCTGAAAGGGAATTCAAGCAAAAAAGCGTGGAAATAGGTTTGCCCGCCTGATTGATTTATAATTGTGTTTTGCTTGTGCATTTTTTTAAAACTCATGACCAATACTTTTTACCGCTGGCTGATTGCTGTGAAGAAACCAGCCAACCAACTTTGGCTGGTACCCGCTTATTGGGCGATTTTTGCCGTGATTTTTGCCTTTATTGCGCGCTTTTTCGGTGATATGTTGCAAGCGGGTATCTTGCCCGATATTGAACGCAGCACCTTAGACGGCCTGTTGAGCATTGTGGCATCAAGTATGCTTTCGGTAAGCACGTTTTCGCTGTCGATTATGGTGTCGGCGTTTTCATCAGCGGCCAATGGTGCCACACCACGCGCCATGAATTTGGTGATGGCCGATGACAATACGCGCACCGCCATCGCCAGCTTTATCGCCGCGTTTATCTATGCCGTAATCGCCAAAACCGCGTTGGGCATGGAATATTACGGGCAAAACGGCCGCTTTATTTTGTTTGTCGGCACGATTGCGGTGTTGGTGTATTTGATTGTGACGCTGATTCGTTGGGTGTTTACCCTGTCGCAACTGGGCAGCTTGGGTAACACTTTGAACAAAATCAGTGCCAAAACCGAAAGCGCGCTGGATCATTATTACACCGCACCCGATATGGGCGCGGCGTGGAAAGGCAGCTTGCAGCAGCCGGTGCGCCCGATTTATGCTAAGCAGCCCGGTTATCTCACCCACATCGATATGGCATCGTTGCAAAAGCTGGCGGAAGAGCATGAAACGTATGTCTCAATTATTATTAGGCCGGGCAAATTGTTAACGCCC
Proteins encoded:
- a CDS encoding glutamate-5-semialdehyde dehydrogenase; translated protein: MQDIQQYVRDTATAAKQAFYLMANATTAQKNAALLRMAELIAQHQTAILAANAQDMENAAAKGLDSALLDRLKLTEKTVESMCEGLRQVAALPDPVGEMDEFRTRPNGLQIGKMRVPLGVIGIIYESRPNVTIDAAALCLKSGNACVLRGGSEAFESNMAIAKLIRQALTENDLPPAAVSVIENTSRESVGTMLQSPELIDVIIPRGGKSLVARIAAEARVPVIKHLDGICHVYIDQAADTQKAIGIAFNAKTSRYGTCNTMETLLIHATRAEEMLPLLAEKYAEKQVELRGCERTLAILHNINAATEEDWDTEYLAPVLAVKIVDDLTQAIAHINTHGSHHTDSIITESYTDAQVFLRAVDSASVMVNASTRFADGFEYGLGAEIGISTDKIHVRGPVGLHGLTSQKWVVLGNGQVRV
- a CDS encoding DUF2254 domain-containing protein yields the protein MTNTFYRWLIAVKKPANQLWLVPAYWAIFAVIFAFIARFFGDMLQAGILPDIERSTLDGLLSIVASSMLSVSTFSLSIMVSAFSSAANGATPRAMNLVMADDNTRTAIASFIAAFIYAVIAKTALGMEYYGQNGRFILFVGTIAVLVYLIVTLIRWVFTLSQLGSLGNTLNKISAKTESALDHYYTAPDMGAAWKGSLQQPVRPIYAKQPGYLTHIDMASLQKLAEEHETYVSIIIRPGKLLTPNTVMACLSAGQDDADLADKFAGCFVINQERTYEQDPQWGLNVLSEAAQRALSPGINDPGTAISVMVMILRLLTKPNPECEETQYDRLSIIAADSNQWVPQTFLPIARDGAGAAEVGLTMQKVLAGIAANSQDPHIAASAADTAHAVLKRFEQILDFEDDKERLLRQHEELFGQVTKD